In Candidatus Neomarinimicrobiota bacterium, a single window of DNA contains:
- the pdxS gene encoding pyridoxal 5'-phosphate synthase lyase subunit PdxS, which produces MEKGSFEVKVGLAEMLKGGVIMDVTTVEQAKIAEDAGAVAIMALERIPADIREEGGIARMSDLKMIETIQKEVSIPVMAKCRIGHFAEAQILEAIGVDFIDESEVLTPADEAHHINKHPFKVPFVCGCRDLGEALRRIGEGAALIRTKGEAGSGNIVEAVRHMRSVQDQIRELTVLGEEEMMAKAKELGAPYSLVKQVAKLGKLPVPNFAAGGIATPADTALMMQLGAESVFVGSGIFKSEDPPARGKAIVAGVTYYNDPTKLGEVSYGLKKAMKGV; this is translated from the coding sequence ATGGAAAAGGGATCATTTGAGGTCAAGGTCGGTCTTGCTGAGATGCTCAAAGGTGGTGTCATTATGGATGTCACAACCGTCGAGCAAGCGAAGATCGCAGAGGATGCGGGTGCCGTGGCGATTATGGCCTTGGAGCGGATACCGGCGGACATTCGCGAGGAGGGGGGCATTGCCCGGATGTCAGACCTCAAGATGATTGAGACCATTCAGAAGGAAGTGTCCATACCGGTGATGGCAAAATGCCGCATAGGTCACTTTGCCGAGGCACAGATTCTGGAGGCCATCGGTGTTGATTTTATCGATGAAAGTGAAGTATTGACTCCTGCCGATGAAGCTCATCACATCAACAAGCACCCTTTCAAGGTTCCGTTCGTCTGTGGATGCCGGGATCTCGGTGAAGCCCTTCGAAGGATCGGCGAGGGAGCTGCGCTGATCCGGACCAAAGGAGAGGCGGGAAGTGGAAACATCGTGGAAGCTGTGAGGCATATGAGAAGTGTCCAGGATCAGATAAGGGAATTGACGGTTCTTGGCGAAGAGGAAATGATGGCAAAAGCCAAGGAATTGGGGGCTCCCTACAGTCTGGTGAAACAGGTGGCCAAATTGGGAAAACTCCCTGTGCCTAACTTCGCTGCCGGAGGCATCGCCACGCCCGCCGATACCGCTCTAATGATGCAACTTGGGGCTGAAAGCGTCTTTGTAGGATCCGGAATCTTCAAATCTGAGGATCCCCCTGCGAGGGGAAAGGCAATTGTCGCCGGAGTAACCTACTACAATGACCCGACAAAGCTGGGGGAAGTCTCTTATGGACTGAAGAAGGCCATGAAAGGGGTCGA